From the Mangifera indica cultivar Alphonso chromosome 10, CATAS_Mindica_2.1, whole genome shotgun sequence genome, one window contains:
- the LOC123227547 gene encoding peptide-N4-(N-acetyl-beta-glucosaminyl)asparagine amidase A: protein MNTLTLLALLFSVVIPAPLYLSSSVSPVEPYRYRYLKPLRRQCSPQEYIELAHPLPPSDYVTPSCTRTIVNHFFADTINKPPFTVPYSPPSGCPQPWSHIILEFHAKIKGEQYDRIAGLWLGGVELLRTSTAEPTECGIFWKVRKDITRYSCLLTQSNINVTMMLENIVNDVFTGVYHVKVNLLFFKDKDVTGRVPSILSQNNFNSQVGFESDKYYYPPADLILPISNNDGEKEGFWFRVESESDINFKKINFPRNAYRVILELYVSFHGNDEFWYLNPPNSYIEKNNLSTSRGNGFYREVLVTIDGKLVASEIPFPVIFTGGINPLFWEPVVAIGAFNLPSYDLDLTPFLGVVLDGKEHKIGIKVKDAISYWLVNANLHVWLDSELSEVIAKSCEYRYPNLTRRANEAFRFLDGRLYVKGRRRTAYEGWVKSSLGNLTTRVMRQFRFRGFLRFDKNGTHKLVQQRLKVKRQVEVTNERGFLVTYVIINRRYPLNVKTITSPGSEKDQYVLETDVSHFFREQCLIGKTRSTVYNTQISWGWMEVKDHSVLSGEANTEQSYNYRDEFGCYSRSVAVSNGSLISDKPTPCISTF from the coding sequence atgaatactCTCACTCTTCTGGCACTCCTCTTCTCCGTCGTAATTCCAGCACCGCTCTACCTCTCCTCTTCCGTCTCACCAGTCGAACCTTACCGTTATCGTTATCTCAAACCACTTCGCCGTCAATGCTCACCTCAAGAGTACATCGAGCTGGCTCACCCTCTCCCACCTTCTGATTACGTGACACCCTCGTGCACTCGTACTATAGTCAACCACTTCTTCGCTGACACCATCAACAAACCTCCCTTCACCGTACCTTACTCTCCACCGTCCGGTTGTCCCCAACCCTGGTCCCACATCATCCTCGAGTTTCATGCCAAAATCAAAGGCGAACAGTATGATCGCATTGCCGGCCTGTGGCTTGGCGGCGTTGAGCTTCTGCGTACAAGCACAGCCGAGCCAACCGAGTGTGGTATTTTCTGGAAGGTCCGTAAAGACATTACGAGGTACTCTTGTCTCCTTACACAATCGAATATCAACGTTACAATGATGTTAGAAAATATCGTCAACGATGTGTTTACCGGCGTTTACCATGTTAAGGTCaatctcttattttttaaagataaagatgTTACTGGTAGGGTTCCGTCTATTCTTTCCCAAAACAATTTCAATTCACAAGTTGGGTTTGAATCTGATAAATACTATTATCCACCGGCTGATTTGATCTTGCCGATATCAAATAATGATGGTGAAAAAGAAGGATTTTGGTTTCGAGTTGAAAGTGAATCAGAtataaatttcaagaaaattaatttcCCACGCAATGCTTATAGAGTCATCCTGGAGTTGTATGTTTCTTTTCATGGAAATGACGAGTTTTGGTACTTGAATCCACCGAATTCTTACAtagaaaagaataatttaagTACTAGTCGTGGTAATGGATTTTATAGAGAGGTTTTGGTGACAATTGATGGGAAATTAGTTGCATCAGAAATTCCATTTCCGGTTATATTTACCGGCGGTATTAATCCTCTGTTCTGGGAGCCTGTTGTTGCAATTGGGGCTTTTAATTTGCCATCTTACGATCTCGATTTGACTCCATTTTTGGGTGTGGTTTTGGATGGGAAAGAACATAAGATTGGTATTAAAGTTAAAGACGCTATTTCATATTGGCTTGTAAATGCGAATTTGCATGTCTGGTTAGATAGCGAGTTGTCTGAAGTTATTGCAAAATCATGTGAGTATCGCTATCCAAATCTTACTCGTCGTGCTAATGAAGCTTTCAGATTCCTTGATGGGCGATTATATGTCAAAGGGAGGAGGAGGACTGCGTATGAAGGGTGGGTTAAGTCAAGTCTAGGTAATTTGACTACCAGAGTTATGAGGCAGTTCAGATTCAGGGGCTTCTTAAGGTTTGACAAGAATGGTACTCATAAGTTGGTTCAACAAAGGCTTAAGGTTAAGAGACAAGTGGAGGTGACAAACGAGAGAGGTTTTTTGGTTACTTATGTGATAATTAATAGGAGGTATCCTCTTAATGTGAAAACTATTACTTCACCTGGATCAGAGAAGGATCAGTATGTGCTTGAAACAGATGTGAGCCATTTCTTTAGGGAGCAATGTTTAATTGGTAAGACTCGAAGTACTGTTTATAATACTCAGATTTCTTGGGGATGGATGGAGGTTAAGGATCATTCTGTGCTCTCTGGTGAAGCAAATACTGAGCAAAGTTATAACTACAGAGATGAATTTGGTTGTTACTCTCGCAGTGTTGCAGTTAGCAATGGCAGTCTCATAAGTGACAAACCAACTCCTTGTATATCCACCTTCTAG
- the LOC123227548 gene encoding eukaryotic translation initiation factor 2 subunit alpha homolog isoform X2, with product MASHSPNLECRMYEAKYPEVDMAVMIQVKNIADMGAYVSLLEYNNIEGMILFSELSRRRIRSVSSLIKVGRIEPVMVLRVDKEKGYIDLSKRRVSEEDIQACEERYNKSKLVHSIMRHVAETLSVDLEDLYIHIGWPLYRKYGHAFEAFKIIVTDPDSVLNSLIREVKETGPDGQEVSKVVPAVTEELKDALVKNIRRRMTPQPLKIRADIEMKCFQFDGVLHIKDAMRKAEAAGNNDCPVKIKLVAPPLYVLTTQTLDKDQGISVLTKAIAACTEAIEKQKGKLIVKEEPRAVSERDDKLLAEHMAKLHQQNEEVSGDEDSEEEEEDTGMGEVDLENSGPGITE from the exons ATGGCAAGCCACTCCCCAAACCTCGAGTGCCGCATGTACGAGGCCAAGTATCCAGAGGTCGACATGGCCGTGATGATCCAAGTGAAGAACATCGCTGATATGGGCGCTTACGTGTCACTTCTAGAATACAACAACATCGAAGGTATGATCCTTTTCTCGGAGCTTTCTCGGCGTCGGATTCGTAGCGTCAGTAGCCTCATCAAGGTGGGGCGCATCGAGCCCGTGATGGTGCTGCGTGTTGATAAGGAAAAAGGTTATATCGATTTGAGTAAAAGGAGGGTCAGTGAAGAGGATATTCAGGCTTGTGAAGAGAGGTATAATAAGAGCAAGCTCGTTCACTCTATCATGCGACACGTAGCTGAGACTTTGAGCGTCGATTTGGAG GATCTTTATATCCATATTGGCTGGCCTTTGTACCGCAAGTATGGTCATGCTTTTGAG gcattcaaaattattgttaCTGACCCTGATTCCGTTTTGAATTCCCTCATCCGTGAAGTCAAAGAAACTGGCCCTGATGGACAGGAG GTCAGTAAGGTGGTTCCTGCTGTGACTGAGGAATTGAAGGATGCTTTAGTGAAGAATATCAGGAGAAGAATGACCCCACAACCATTGAAGATTAGAGCTGATATTGAAATGAAGTGCTTCCAGTTTGATGGTGTTCTTCACATTAAG GATGCCATGCGAAAAGCTGAGGCTGCTGGCAATAATGATTGCcctgtaaaaattaaattggttGCACCACCACTTTATGTCCTCACCACTCAAACTCTTGACAAG GATCAAGGGATCTCAGTTCTCACTAAAGCGATTGCTGCTTGCACTGAAGCAATAGAGAAGCAGAAGGGAAAACTTATTGTGAAGGAAGAACCAAGAGCA GTGAGTGAAAGAGATGACAAATTGCTTGCTGAGCACATGGCTAAGCTACACCAACAAAATGAGGAGGTAAGTGGTGATGAAgatagtgaagaagaagaagaagacacaGGAATGGGAGAAGTGGATTTGGAAAATTCGGGTCCAGGGATTACAGAGTGA
- the LOC123227548 gene encoding eukaryotic translation initiation factor 2 subunit alpha homolog isoform X1 translates to MASHSPNLECRMYEAKYPEVDMAVMIQVKNIADMGAYVSLLEYNNIEGMILFSELSRRRIRSVSSLIKVGRIEPVMVLRVDKEKGYIDLSKRRVSEEDIQACEERYNKSKLVHSIMRHVAETLSVDLEDLYIHIGWPLYRKYGHAFEAFKIIVTDPDSVLNSLIREVKETGPDGQEHFILHCIPFTPSQAILPPAIIWFLLQFSQCFVNCLDLVKVSKVVPAVTEELKDALVKNIRRRMTPQPLKIRADIEMKCFQFDGVLHIKDAMRKAEAAGNNDCPVKIKLVAPPLYVLTTQTLDKDQGISVLTKAIAACTEAIEKQKGKLIVKEEPRAVSERDDKLLAEHMAKLHQQNEEVSGDEDSEEEEEDTGMGEVDLENSGPGITE, encoded by the exons ATGGCAAGCCACTCCCCAAACCTCGAGTGCCGCATGTACGAGGCCAAGTATCCAGAGGTCGACATGGCCGTGATGATCCAAGTGAAGAACATCGCTGATATGGGCGCTTACGTGTCACTTCTAGAATACAACAACATCGAAGGTATGATCCTTTTCTCGGAGCTTTCTCGGCGTCGGATTCGTAGCGTCAGTAGCCTCATCAAGGTGGGGCGCATCGAGCCCGTGATGGTGCTGCGTGTTGATAAGGAAAAAGGTTATATCGATTTGAGTAAAAGGAGGGTCAGTGAAGAGGATATTCAGGCTTGTGAAGAGAGGTATAATAAGAGCAAGCTCGTTCACTCTATCATGCGACACGTAGCTGAGACTTTGAGCGTCGATTTGGAG GATCTTTATATCCATATTGGCTGGCCTTTGTACCGCAAGTATGGTCATGCTTTTGAG gcattcaaaattattgttaCTGACCCTGATTCCGTTTTGAATTCCCTCATCCGTGAAGTCAAAGAAACTGGCCCTGATGGACAGGAG CACTTCATTCTTCATTGTATTCCATTCACCCCCTCTCAAGCGATTCTTCCTCCTGCAATCATTTGGTTTCTTCTCCAATTCAGTCAATGCTTCGTCAATTGTTTGGATTTGGTTAAG GTCAGTAAGGTGGTTCCTGCTGTGACTGAGGAATTGAAGGATGCTTTAGTGAAGAATATCAGGAGAAGAATGACCCCACAACCATTGAAGATTAGAGCTGATATTGAAATGAAGTGCTTCCAGTTTGATGGTGTTCTTCACATTAAG GATGCCATGCGAAAAGCTGAGGCTGCTGGCAATAATGATTGCcctgtaaaaattaaattggttGCACCACCACTTTATGTCCTCACCACTCAAACTCTTGACAAG GATCAAGGGATCTCAGTTCTCACTAAAGCGATTGCTGCTTGCACTGAAGCAATAGAGAAGCAGAAGGGAAAACTTATTGTGAAGGAAGAACCAAGAGCA GTGAGTGAAAGAGATGACAAATTGCTTGCTGAGCACATGGCTAAGCTACACCAACAAAATGAGGAGGTAAGTGGTGATGAAgatagtgaagaagaagaagaagacacaGGAATGGGAGAAGTGGATTTGGAAAATTCGGGTCCAGGGATTACAGAGTGA
- the LOC123228124 gene encoding protein MID1-COMPLEMENTING ACTIVITY 1-like isoform X1, with amino-acid sequence METLAQVTGVDAVGIVNLIISSAGKAATHRRNCEQLAEHVKMIGNLLEKLKSTDLVRLPAIKEPLDCLEEALKKAFDLVESCRNKSCLYMLAMGWSVVYQFRQVQAEIDRYLKLVPLISLVHEFRMQHLKEGLVAIEEDQREYTLDEEDVKAQCVILKPDRSKKDAKILENSLSRKYPDLGLQDALQEEKEKLHIELQRSRTNNDTKQCRLIEHLIDVTENVVNDLPGKKVNKLLVHEPSYTPSGYVINNANSGCGDLGLRPEDEGQLSEWQSDLFDCCREPCLCLKTCFYPCGTFSRIANAVSKGKISREEAIDRLTAYSLFCGCCCYTCCIRKKLRETYNIEVLLLHCRKEFKPLIETTYFQHFGCVVQGGACDDFLTHLMCCCCAMVQEWRELQLRGFEGGHSHGQGRNVIPPPCQYMKP; translated from the exons ATGGAAACCTTGGCTCAAGTAACCGGAGTAGATGCGGTAGGCATAGTGAACCTGATCATATCATCGGCCGGAAAGGCGGCAACACACCGTAGAAACTGCGAGCAGCTGGCGGAGCACGTGAAGATGATAGGGAACTTGTTGGAGAAGTTGAAATCAACTGACCTTGTAAGGTTACCAGCCATAAAAGAGCCACTGGATTGCTTGGAGGAAGCGTTGAAGAAGGCGTTTGATTTAGTGGAGAGCTGCAGAAATAAGAGTTGCTTATACATGCTTGCCATGGGGTGGAGCGTAGTGTATCAGTTCCGTCAAGTTCAGGCGGAGATTGATCGTTATCTTAAGCTCGTGCCCTTGATTTCCCTTGTCCATGAGTTCCGTATGCAG CATTTGAAGGAAGGTTTGGTAGCCATTGAAGAGGATCAAAGAGAGTACACGCTAGATGAAGAGGATGTTAAAGCACAATGTGTGATATTAAAACCTGATCGTTCAAAGAAAGATGCAAAGATATTGGAGAATTCACTGTCCAGAAAATACCCTGATTTGGGACTCCAGGATGCTctgcaagaagaaaaagagaaactaCATATCGAGCTGCAACGATCGAGAACTAACAATGATACCAAGCAGTGCCGCTTGATCGAACATCTAATTGATGTTACAGAAAATGTTGTTAATGATCTTCCTGGGAAGAAGGTTAATAAGCTTCTTGTCCATGAACCAAGTTATACTCCATCAGG GTATGTAATTAATAATGCTAACTCTGGCTGTGGAGACCTGGGATTAAGGCCTGAAGATGAAGGACAATTATCAGAGTGGCAATCTGATCTTTTTGATTGTTGCAGAGAGCCCTGTTTAT GCTTGAAAACGTGCTTCTATCCCTGTGGAACATTTTCAAGGATAGCTAATGCGGTGTCTAAAGGAAAAATAT CCCGGGAGGAAGCAATTGACAGACTCACGGCGTATTCCCTCTTCTGTGGATGTTGCTGTTACACTTGCTGTATAAGGAAAAAGCTGCGAGAAACTTACAATATTGAGGTTCTTCTTCTCCATTGCAGAAAAGAGTTTAAACCCTTGATAGAAACTACTTACTTTCAACATTTTGGGTGTGTTGTGCAGGGAGGTGCATGCGATGATTTCCTTACTCATCTCATGTGTTGCTGTTGTGCAATGGTTCAAGAGTGGAGAGAGCTTCAACTCAGGGGCTTTGAAGGTGGGCACAGTC ATGGCCAAGGGAGAAACGTGATTCCTCCACCATGCCAATATATGAAGCCATGA
- the LOC123228124 gene encoding protein MID1-COMPLEMENTING ACTIVITY 1-like isoform X4: protein METLAQVTGVDAVGIVNLIISSAGKAATHRRNCEQLAEHVKMIGNLLEKLKSTDLVRLPAIKEPLDCLEEALKKAFDLVESCRNKSCLYMLAMGWSVVYQFRQVQAEIDRYLKLVPLISLVHEFRMQHLKEGLVAIEEDQREYTLDEEDVKAQCVILKPDRSKKDAKILENSLSRKYPDLGLQDALQEEKEKLHIELQRSRTNNDTKQCRLIEHLIDVTENVVNDLPGKKVNKLLVHEPSYTPSGYVINNANSGCGDLGLRPEDEGQLSEWQSDLFDCCREPCLCLKTCFYPCGTFSRIANAVSKGKISREEAIDRLTAYSLFCGCCCYTCCIRKKLRETYNIEGGACDDFLTHLMCCCCAMVQEWRELQLRGFEGGHSRKFHNMAKGET, encoded by the exons ATGGAAACCTTGGCTCAAGTAACCGGAGTAGATGCGGTAGGCATAGTGAACCTGATCATATCATCGGCCGGAAAGGCGGCAACACACCGTAGAAACTGCGAGCAGCTGGCGGAGCACGTGAAGATGATAGGGAACTTGTTGGAGAAGTTGAAATCAACTGACCTTGTAAGGTTACCAGCCATAAAAGAGCCACTGGATTGCTTGGAGGAAGCGTTGAAGAAGGCGTTTGATTTAGTGGAGAGCTGCAGAAATAAGAGTTGCTTATACATGCTTGCCATGGGGTGGAGCGTAGTGTATCAGTTCCGTCAAGTTCAGGCGGAGATTGATCGTTATCTTAAGCTCGTGCCCTTGATTTCCCTTGTCCATGAGTTCCGTATGCAG CATTTGAAGGAAGGTTTGGTAGCCATTGAAGAGGATCAAAGAGAGTACACGCTAGATGAAGAGGATGTTAAAGCACAATGTGTGATATTAAAACCTGATCGTTCAAAGAAAGATGCAAAGATATTGGAGAATTCACTGTCCAGAAAATACCCTGATTTGGGACTCCAGGATGCTctgcaagaagaaaaagagaaactaCATATCGAGCTGCAACGATCGAGAACTAACAATGATACCAAGCAGTGCCGCTTGATCGAACATCTAATTGATGTTACAGAAAATGTTGTTAATGATCTTCCTGGGAAGAAGGTTAATAAGCTTCTTGTCCATGAACCAAGTTATACTCCATCAGG GTATGTAATTAATAATGCTAACTCTGGCTGTGGAGACCTGGGATTAAGGCCTGAAGATGAAGGACAATTATCAGAGTGGCAATCTGATCTTTTTGATTGTTGCAGAGAGCCCTGTTTAT GCTTGAAAACGTGCTTCTATCCCTGTGGAACATTTTCAAGGATAGCTAATGCGGTGTCTAAAGGAAAAATAT CCCGGGAGGAAGCAATTGACAGACTCACGGCGTATTCCCTCTTCTGTGGATGTTGCTGTTACACTTGCTGTATAAGGAAAAAGCTGCGAGAAACTTACAATATTGAG GGAGGTGCATGCGATGATTTCCTTACTCATCTCATGTGTTGCTGTTGTGCAATGGTTCAAGAGTGGAGAGAGCTTCAACTCAGGGGCTTTGAAGGTGGGCACAGTCGTAAGTTTCACAAT ATGGCCAAGGGAGAAACGTGA
- the LOC123228124 gene encoding cell number regulator 13-like isoform X2, with protein METLAQVTGVDAVGIVNLIISSAGKAATHRRNCEQLAEHVKMIGNLLEKLKSTDLVRLPAIKEPLDCLEEALKKAFDLVESCRNKSCLYMLAMGWSVVYQFRQVQAEIDRYLKLVPLISLVHEFRMQHLKEGLVAIEEDQREYTLDEEDVKAQCVILKPDRSKKDAKILENSLSRKYPDLGLQDALQEEKEKLHIELQRSRTNNDTKQCRLIEHLIDVTENVVNDLPGKKVNKLLVHEPSYTPSGYVINNANSGCGDLGLRPEDEGQLSEWQSDLFDCCREPCLCLKTCFYPCGTFSRIANAVSKGKISREEAIDRLTAYSLFCGCCCYTCCIRKKLRETYNIEGGACDDFLTHLMCCCCAMVQEWRELQLRGFEGGHSHGQGRNVIPPPCQYMKP; from the exons ATGGAAACCTTGGCTCAAGTAACCGGAGTAGATGCGGTAGGCATAGTGAACCTGATCATATCATCGGCCGGAAAGGCGGCAACACACCGTAGAAACTGCGAGCAGCTGGCGGAGCACGTGAAGATGATAGGGAACTTGTTGGAGAAGTTGAAATCAACTGACCTTGTAAGGTTACCAGCCATAAAAGAGCCACTGGATTGCTTGGAGGAAGCGTTGAAGAAGGCGTTTGATTTAGTGGAGAGCTGCAGAAATAAGAGTTGCTTATACATGCTTGCCATGGGGTGGAGCGTAGTGTATCAGTTCCGTCAAGTTCAGGCGGAGATTGATCGTTATCTTAAGCTCGTGCCCTTGATTTCCCTTGTCCATGAGTTCCGTATGCAG CATTTGAAGGAAGGTTTGGTAGCCATTGAAGAGGATCAAAGAGAGTACACGCTAGATGAAGAGGATGTTAAAGCACAATGTGTGATATTAAAACCTGATCGTTCAAAGAAAGATGCAAAGATATTGGAGAATTCACTGTCCAGAAAATACCCTGATTTGGGACTCCAGGATGCTctgcaagaagaaaaagagaaactaCATATCGAGCTGCAACGATCGAGAACTAACAATGATACCAAGCAGTGCCGCTTGATCGAACATCTAATTGATGTTACAGAAAATGTTGTTAATGATCTTCCTGGGAAGAAGGTTAATAAGCTTCTTGTCCATGAACCAAGTTATACTCCATCAGG GTATGTAATTAATAATGCTAACTCTGGCTGTGGAGACCTGGGATTAAGGCCTGAAGATGAAGGACAATTATCAGAGTGGCAATCTGATCTTTTTGATTGTTGCAGAGAGCCCTGTTTAT GCTTGAAAACGTGCTTCTATCCCTGTGGAACATTTTCAAGGATAGCTAATGCGGTGTCTAAAGGAAAAATAT CCCGGGAGGAAGCAATTGACAGACTCACGGCGTATTCCCTCTTCTGTGGATGTTGCTGTTACACTTGCTGTATAAGGAAAAAGCTGCGAGAAACTTACAATATTGAG GGAGGTGCATGCGATGATTTCCTTACTCATCTCATGTGTTGCTGTTGTGCAATGGTTCAAGAGTGGAGAGAGCTTCAACTCAGGGGCTTTGAAGGTGGGCACAGTC ATGGCCAAGGGAGAAACGTGATTCCTCCACCATGCCAATATATGAAGCCATGA
- the LOC123228124 gene encoding cell number regulator 13-like isoform X3 codes for METLAQVTGVDAVGIVNLIISSAGKAATHRRNCEQLAEHVKMIGNLLEKLKSTDLVRLPAIKEPLDCLEEALKKAFDLVESCRNKSCLYMLAMGWSVVYQFRQVQAEIDRYLKLVPLISLVHEFRMQHLKEGLVAIEEDQREYTLDEEDVKAQCVILKPDRSKKDAKILENSLSRKYPDLGLQDALQEEKEKLHIELQRSRTNNDTKQCRLIEHLIDVTENVVNDLPGKKVNKLLVHEPSYTPSGYVINNANSGCGDLGLRPEDEGQLSEWQSDLFDCCREPCLCLKTCFYPCGTFSRIANAVSKGKISREEAIDRLTAYSLFCGCCCYTCCIRKKLRETYNIEGGACDDFLTHLMCCCCAMVQEWRELQLRGFEDGQGRNVIPPPCQYMKP; via the exons ATGGAAACCTTGGCTCAAGTAACCGGAGTAGATGCGGTAGGCATAGTGAACCTGATCATATCATCGGCCGGAAAGGCGGCAACACACCGTAGAAACTGCGAGCAGCTGGCGGAGCACGTGAAGATGATAGGGAACTTGTTGGAGAAGTTGAAATCAACTGACCTTGTAAGGTTACCAGCCATAAAAGAGCCACTGGATTGCTTGGAGGAAGCGTTGAAGAAGGCGTTTGATTTAGTGGAGAGCTGCAGAAATAAGAGTTGCTTATACATGCTTGCCATGGGGTGGAGCGTAGTGTATCAGTTCCGTCAAGTTCAGGCGGAGATTGATCGTTATCTTAAGCTCGTGCCCTTGATTTCCCTTGTCCATGAGTTCCGTATGCAG CATTTGAAGGAAGGTTTGGTAGCCATTGAAGAGGATCAAAGAGAGTACACGCTAGATGAAGAGGATGTTAAAGCACAATGTGTGATATTAAAACCTGATCGTTCAAAGAAAGATGCAAAGATATTGGAGAATTCACTGTCCAGAAAATACCCTGATTTGGGACTCCAGGATGCTctgcaagaagaaaaagagaaactaCATATCGAGCTGCAACGATCGAGAACTAACAATGATACCAAGCAGTGCCGCTTGATCGAACATCTAATTGATGTTACAGAAAATGTTGTTAATGATCTTCCTGGGAAGAAGGTTAATAAGCTTCTTGTCCATGAACCAAGTTATACTCCATCAGG GTATGTAATTAATAATGCTAACTCTGGCTGTGGAGACCTGGGATTAAGGCCTGAAGATGAAGGACAATTATCAGAGTGGCAATCTGATCTTTTTGATTGTTGCAGAGAGCCCTGTTTAT GCTTGAAAACGTGCTTCTATCCCTGTGGAACATTTTCAAGGATAGCTAATGCGGTGTCTAAAGGAAAAATAT CCCGGGAGGAAGCAATTGACAGACTCACGGCGTATTCCCTCTTCTGTGGATGTTGCTGTTACACTTGCTGTATAAGGAAAAAGCTGCGAGAAACTTACAATATTGAG GGAGGTGCATGCGATGATTTCCTTACTCATCTCATGTGTTGCTGTTGTGCAATGGTTCAAGAGTGGAGAGAGCTTCAACTCAGGGGCTTTGAAG ATGGCCAAGGGAGAAACGTGATTCCTCCACCATGCCAATATATGAAGCCATGA